The Sphingobium sp. JS3065 genome includes a region encoding these proteins:
- the clpA gene encoding ATP-dependent Clp protease ATP-binding subunit ClpA, giving the protein MPSFAPALETTLHNALTHASERRHEYATLEHLLLALIDDEHASKVMQACGVELGELSDAVTQYLDAELDSLKVEGSSDPSPTSGFQRVVQRAILHVQSSGKDEVTGANVLVALFSERESYAVYFLQQQDMSRLDAVSYISHGVGKGTATPEQQRETKGAAEEEKKAQDSKGKKDSALEQFTVNLNEKAARGKVDPLIGRASEVDRTIQILCRRSKNNPLYVGDPGVGKTAIAEGLARKIVEGEVPDVLKEAVIYSLDMGALLAGTRYRGDFEERLKAVVTELEKMPHAVLFIDEIHTVIGAGATSGGAMDASNLLKPALSGGTIRCIGSTTYKEFRNHFEKDRALLRRFQKIDVNEPTVEDTIKILAGLRSAFEEHHNVKYTPDAIKAAVELSARYINDRKLPDKAIDVIDEVGAMQMLVVPSKRKKTITPREIEQVIATMARIPPKTVSADDKSVLGSLDTDLKRVVFGQDRAIEVLSSAIKLSRAGLRDPDKPIGNYLFSGPTGVGKTEVARQLATLLGIPLQRFDMSEYMERHSVSRLIGAPPGYVGYDQGGLLTDAVDQNPHSVLLLDEIEKAHPDLFNILLQVMDNGRLTDHHGKTVDFRNTILIMTTNAGASDMAKESIGFGELTREDAQEDAVKKLFTPEFRNRLDAIVPFSYLPPEIVARVIDKFVLQLELQLADRDVHITLDDDAKAWLTKKGYDKLYGARPMGRLMQEKIKQPLAEELLFGKLVHGGEVHVRLKDEALAFEITPAAPKKGKKGGKAKPAESAK; this is encoded by the coding sequence ATGCCATCTTTCGCACCCGCCCTTGAAACCACCCTGCACAATGCGCTGACCCACGCATCGGAGCGTCGCCACGAATATGCGACGCTGGAACATCTGCTGCTCGCGCTGATCGACGACGAACATGCGTCGAAGGTGATGCAGGCCTGCGGCGTGGAGCTTGGCGAACTGTCCGACGCGGTAACGCAATATCTGGACGCCGAACTCGACAGCCTGAAGGTGGAAGGGTCCAGCGACCCCTCTCCCACCAGCGGCTTCCAGCGCGTGGTCCAGCGGGCCATATTGCACGTCCAATCCTCCGGAAAAGATGAAGTGACAGGCGCCAACGTCCTCGTCGCCCTCTTTTCCGAGCGGGAGAGTTATGCCGTCTATTTCCTCCAGCAGCAGGATATGAGCCGCCTGGACGCCGTCAGCTATATCAGCCACGGCGTCGGCAAGGGCACGGCCACCCCTGAGCAGCAGCGCGAGACGAAGGGCGCCGCCGAAGAGGAAAAGAAGGCGCAGGACAGCAAGGGCAAAAAGGACAGTGCCTTGGAGCAGTTCACCGTCAACCTCAACGAGAAGGCGGCGCGGGGCAAGGTTGACCCGCTGATCGGCCGCGCTTCCGAAGTCGACCGGACCATCCAGATCCTGTGCCGCCGGTCGAAGAACAACCCGCTCTATGTGGGCGATCCTGGCGTGGGCAAGACCGCCATTGCAGAAGGCCTGGCGCGCAAGATCGTCGAGGGCGAGGTTCCCGATGTCCTCAAGGAAGCGGTGATCTACTCGCTCGACATGGGCGCGCTGCTGGCGGGCACCCGCTATCGCGGCGATTTCGAGGAACGTCTGAAAGCCGTCGTCACCGAGTTGGAGAAGATGCCGCACGCGGTCCTCTTCATCGATGAGATCCACACCGTCATCGGCGCTGGCGCGACCAGCGGCGGCGCGATGGATGCGTCCAACCTGCTGAAGCCCGCCCTGTCGGGCGGCACGATCCGCTGCATCGGCTCCACCACCTACAAGGAATTCCGCAACCATTTCGAAAAGGACCGCGCCCTGCTGCGCCGGTTCCAGAAGATCGACGTCAACGAACCCACCGTCGAGGACACGATCAAGATTCTCGCCGGTCTGCGCAGCGCTTTCGAGGAGCATCACAACGTCAAATATACCCCCGACGCTATCAAGGCGGCGGTGGAGCTTTCGGCGCGCTACATCAACGACCGCAAGCTGCCGGACAAGGCGATCGACGTGATCGATGAGGTCGGCGCGATGCAGATGCTGGTGGTGCCGTCGAAGCGCAAGAAGACGATCACCCCCAGGGAGATCGAGCAGGTCATCGCCACCATGGCCCGCATCCCTCCCAAGACCGTGTCCGCGGACGACAAGTCGGTGCTGGGTTCGCTCGACACGGACCTCAAGCGCGTCGTCTTCGGTCAGGATCGGGCAATCGAGGTTCTGTCCTCCGCGATCAAGCTGTCGCGGGCGGGCCTGCGCGATCCCGACAAGCCGATCGGCAACTATCTCTTCTCCGGCCCCACCGGCGTCGGCAAGACGGAGGTTGCGCGCCAGCTCGCCACGCTGCTCGGCATCCCACTCCAGCGTTTCGACATGTCGGAATATATGGAACGCCACTCGGTCAGCCGCCTGATCGGCGCCCCTCCGGGCTATGTCGGCTATGACCAGGGCGGCCTGCTGACCGATGCGGTCGACCAGAATCCGCACAGCGTCCTGCTGCTGGACGAGATCGAAAAGGCCCATCCCGACCTGTTCAACATCCTGTTGCAGGTCATGGACAATGGCCGCCTGACCGATCACCACGGCAAGACGGTGGATTTCCGCAACACCATCCTCATCATGACCACCAATGCCGGTGCGTCGGACATGGCGAAGGAAAGCATCGGCTTTGGCGAACTGACCCGTGAGGATGCGCAGGAAGACGCGGTGAAGAAACTCTTCACGCCGGAATTCCGCAACCGCCTCGACGCCATCGTTCCGTTCAGCTATCTGCCGCCGGAAATCGTGGCGCGGGTCATCGACAAGTTCGTGCTCCAGCTCGAACTGCAACTGGCCGACCGCGACGTCCACATCACGCTGGATGACGATGCCAAGGCATGGCTGACCAAGAAGGGCTATGACAAGCTCTACGGCGCCCGCCCGATGGGCCGCCTGATGCAGGAGAAGATCAAGCAACCGCTGGCCGAGGAGCTGCTGTTCGGCAAGCTGGTCCACGGCGGAGAGGTCCATGTCCGGCTGAAGGATGAGGCTCTCGCCTTCGAAATCACCCCCGCCGCCCCCAAGAAGGGCAAGAAGGGTGGCAAGGCGAAACCCGCCGAATCCGCGAAATAA
- a CDS encoding glutathione S-transferase family protein → MPNAITLYTNPMSRGQIARWMLEEVGQPYETIVLDYGEGGMKSADYLAINPMGKVPTIVHAGKTVTECAAICAYLADAFPAANLAPPTDARADYYRWLFFAAGPVEAAVTNKALGFVVPANREQSAGYGTFDHMVDALEHAVSGPAWICGEQFTAADVYVGAQIDWGLSFGTIPSRPTFESYAARLRERPAYRRQKEQDNALIARMQKPS, encoded by the coding sequence ATGCCCAACGCCATCACCCTCTACACCAACCCCATGTCGCGCGGACAGATCGCCCGCTGGATGCTGGAGGAAGTCGGCCAACCTTATGAGACGATCGTGCTGGACTATGGCGAAGGCGGCATGAAGTCCGCCGATTATCTGGCGATCAACCCCATGGGCAAGGTCCCCACCATCGTCCATGCCGGCAAGACGGTGACGGAATGCGCGGCGATCTGCGCTTATCTGGCGGATGCTTTCCCCGCCGCGAACCTCGCGCCGCCTACGGACGCTCGCGCCGATTATTATCGCTGGCTCTTCTTCGCCGCCGGTCCAGTCGAAGCCGCCGTCACCAACAAGGCGCTCGGCTTCGTCGTTCCCGCCAATCGCGAGCAATCGGCGGGCTATGGCACATTCGACCATATGGTCGATGCACTGGAACATGCCGTCTCCGGCCCCGCCTGGATTTGCGGCGAGCAGTTCACCGCCGCGGACGTCTATGTCGGCGCGCAGATCGACTGGGGCCTCAGCTTCGGCACCATCCCCAGCCGCCCCACTTTCGAAAGCTATGCCGCCCGCCTGCGCGAACGCCCGGCCTATCGGCGCCAGAAGGAACAGGACAACGCCCTGATCGCCCGGATGCAGAAGCCGTCATAA
- a CDS encoding Bax inhibitor-1/YccA family protein has product MANWSDPRSDIAGFGGTTAARGEAFDAGLRSYMLSVYNYMASGVLLTGLVAMLFASSGLAYQILAGPGILKYVIMFAPLLFVMVMSFGVNRLSTFAMQAMFWAYAAVMGLSLSSILLVYTGTSVAQTFFATAAAFVGLSLWGYTTKRDLSAFGTFLIMGVVGLLVASLINLFFRSSAMSMVISFIGVLLFAGLTAYDTQKIKSIYAHVAGTDMMGKSVVMGALNLYLDFINMFLFLLRFMGSQRN; this is encoded by the coding sequence ATGGCCAATTGGTCCGATCCGCGTTCCGACATTGCGGGTTTTGGCGGCACGACCGCCGCGCGCGGGGAGGCGTTCGACGCTGGCCTGCGCAGCTATATGTTGTCGGTCTATAATTATATGGCGAGCGGCGTGTTGCTGACTGGTTTGGTCGCCATGCTGTTCGCGTCGAGCGGCCTTGCCTATCAGATACTGGCTGGGCCGGGCATATTGAAATATGTCATCATGTTCGCGCCTTTGCTGTTCGTGATGGTCATGAGCTTTGGCGTCAATCGGCTGTCGACCTTTGCGATGCAGGCGATGTTCTGGGCCTATGCCGCGGTGATGGGCCTGTCATTGTCGTCCATATTGCTCGTCTATACGGGGACGTCGGTCGCGCAGACATTTTTCGCGACGGCGGCGGCTTTCGTGGGGCTGAGCCTGTGGGGCTACACGACGAAGCGCGACCTGTCGGCTTTCGGCACTTTCCTGATCATGGGCGTGGTCGGGTTGCTGGTGGCCAGCCTCATCAACCTCTTCTTCCGGTCGAGCGCGATGAGCATGGTGATCAGCTTCATCGGCGTGCTGCTGTTCGCGGGTCTGACCGCCTATGACACGCAGAAGATCAAGAGCATCTACGCCCATGTCGCGGGTACGGACATGATGGGCAAGTCGGTGGTGATGGGGGCGCTGAACCTCTATCTCGACTTTATCAACATGTTCCTGTTCCTGCTGCGCTTCATGGGCAGCCAGCGGAACTGA
- the thpR gene encoding RNA 2',3'-cyclic phosphodiesterase: MHRLFVAIRPPANIRAELLNLMHGIMGARWQDDEQLHLTLRFVGEIDRPQANDLADALGNIRFSPFQLALSGVGCFDRKGQVHTLWAGVQPRDPLAQLHRKVDRACIRTGLSPDNRSYFPHVTLARFSRTAGPMEPFMNLHAALASAPFTVDEFALYESHLGQTGSAYHRIERYRADLPAPRSKTTFTPPF, translated from the coding sequence ATGCATCGGCTTTTCGTCGCCATCCGTCCCCCCGCCAATATCCGCGCGGAACTGCTCAACCTGATGCACGGCATCATGGGCGCGCGCTGGCAGGACGATGAGCAACTGCATCTCACCTTGCGCTTCGTGGGTGAAATCGACCGCCCCCAGGCCAACGACCTGGCCGACGCGCTAGGCAATATCCGCTTTTCACCGTTTCAGCTCGCCCTTTCCGGCGTCGGCTGTTTCGACCGCAAGGGCCAGGTCCATACACTCTGGGCGGGCGTACAGCCACGCGATCCTCTCGCCCAGCTCCATCGAAAGGTCGACCGCGCCTGCATCCGAACCGGCCTCTCGCCGGACAATCGAAGCTATTTCCCCCATGTCACCCTGGCCCGCTTCAGCCGCACAGCCGGTCCGATGGAGCCGTTCATGAACCTCCACGCCGCCTTGGCGAGCGCGCCCTTCACAGTCGACGAGTTCGCCCTTTATGAAAGCCACCTCGGCCAGACGGGATCGGCCTATCACAGGATCGAACGCTATCGGGCCGATCTGCCAGCACCCAGGTCCAAAACGACCTTCACCCCGCCATTTTGA
- a CDS encoding superoxide dismutase family protein produces MKIAAIIMALPMAFMASGCVTGSSADAPVADAPAPVAHAKLLAGDGSSRGEATVTQAGDGLHVVVRARGLTPGMHAVHVHTAGTCTPPDFASAGGHWNPTGHKHGRDNPDGKHMGDMPNMIAGADGAGEMEYVIAGGTVSAGATPLLDGDGAAVVIHAQADDNKTDPAGNAGGRVACGVLSAG; encoded by the coding sequence ATGAAAATTGCCGCCATCATCATGGCGCTGCCCATGGCTTTCATGGCGTCGGGCTGTGTGACCGGTTCGTCCGCCGACGCGCCTGTTGCGGACGCCCCGGCGCCGGTGGCCCATGCCAAGCTGTTGGCGGGGGATGGCTCTTCGCGGGGCGAGGCGACGGTGACACAGGCGGGAGACGGCCTGCATGTCGTCGTGCGCGCGCGGGGGCTGACGCCGGGGATGCATGCCGTGCATGTCCATACCGCCGGAACCTGCACGCCGCCCGACTTCGCCAGCGCGGGCGGACATTGGAATCCGACCGGGCATAAGCATGGCAGGGACAATCCGGACGGCAAGCATATGGGCGACATGCCCAACATGATCGCTGGCGCCGATGGTGCGGGCGAGATGGAATATGTAATTGCGGGCGGAACCGTCAGCGCGGGCGCGACGCCCCTGCTGGACGGCGATGGCGCTGCGGTCGTCATTCATGCGCAGGCCGATGACAACAAGACCGATCCGGCGGGCAATGCCGGTGGGCGCGTGGCCTGTGGCGTCTTGTCGGCGGGATAG
- a CDS encoding OmpA family protein — protein MRKLALAAVLATSALATPALARDNSWYVGIDSGVVLVEDQDITFTPGNAGAASNTISNVDYHKGFDGDANIGYDFGGFRLEAEAAYKRAEVDLDKSLFGGAASALSFMLNGLLDFGPDDGLQGFVGGGVGVSRGKLANDLVNDSDTGFAWQAIAGVRYPLTNHVDVSLKYRFFNQDDIKLIPAYTTIGGPAGSSVETKLRTHSLLLGLTYNFGGEPAAPPPPPPPPPPPPPPPPPPPPPVAECSPGPYIVFFEWDKSDITPDAATILDNAVSAYSNCGSAQVMLAGYADRSGSASYNVGLSQRRADAVKAYVASKGIPDGVITTQAFGESNPRVETADGVRELQNRRVEITYGPGSGQ, from the coding sequence ATGCGGAAGCTTGCCCTCGCGGCCGTGCTTGCCACAAGCGCCCTGGCCACTCCGGCCTTGGCGCGTGACAATAGCTGGTATGTCGGCATCGACTCCGGCGTTGTTCTCGTCGAAGATCAGGACATCACCTTCACCCCCGGCAATGCCGGTGCAGCCAGCAACACCATTTCCAATGTGGACTACCACAAGGGCTTCGATGGCGACGCCAATATCGGTTATGATTTCGGCGGTTTCCGCCTGGAAGCCGAGGCGGCCTACAAGCGCGCCGAGGTCGACCTGGACAAGAGCCTCTTCGGCGGTGCGGCTTCGGCCCTGTCCTTCATGCTGAACGGTTTGCTGGACTTCGGTCCCGATGACGGCCTGCAGGGCTTCGTCGGCGGCGGTGTCGGCGTTTCGCGCGGCAAGCTGGCCAACGATCTGGTCAATGATTCGGACACCGGCTTCGCCTGGCAGGCGATCGCGGGCGTTCGCTATCCGCTGACCAACCATGTCGACGTCTCGCTGAAGTATCGCTTCTTCAATCAGGACGATATCAAGCTGATCCCGGCCTACACCACCATCGGTGGCCCCGCCGGTTCGTCGGTCGAAACCAAGCTGCGCACCCACAGCCTGCTGCTGGGTCTGACCTACAACTTCGGTGGCGAACCGGCTGCTCCGCCGCCGCCTCCGCCCCCGCCGCCTCCCCCGCCGCCCCCGCCCCCGCCGCCTCCGCCGCCGGTGGCCGAGTGCAGCCCTGGGCCGTACATCGTGTTCTTCGAATGGGACAAGTCGGACATCACGCCTGACGCCGCCACCATTTTGGACAACGCGGTTTCGGCCTACAGCAACTGCGGCAGCGCCCAGGTCATGCTGGCGGGCTATGCGGACCGTTCGGGTTCGGCCTCGTACAACGTCGGTCTGTCGCAGCGTCGTGCTGACGCGGTCAAGGCCTATGTCGCTTCGAAGGGCATCCCCGACGGCGTGATCACGACCCAGGCGTTCGGTGAATCGAACCCCCGCGTCGAAACCGCCGACGGCGTCCGCGAACTGCAGAACCGTCGCGTGGAAATCACCTACGGTCCGGGTTCGGGTCAGTAA
- a CDS encoding DUF2793 domain-containing protein: MTMDSTFRWALPQLFAGQAQKEIFHNEALARIDMLLHGAVESADEHAPPPSPPVGACWIVAAGASGAWEGQEDALACWTEGGWRFAAPRAGLSLWVADRGHAMLHDGTGWRDCGAGSDGFHVGGARVVGARAAAIADPSGGATVDAEARSALVAILGALRAHGLIAA, from the coding sequence ATGACGATGGACTCGACTTTCCGTTGGGCCTTGCCGCAGCTTTTCGCGGGGCAGGCGCAGAAGGAAATTTTCCACAATGAGGCGCTGGCCCGGATCGACATGCTGCTGCATGGCGCGGTGGAAAGCGCCGATGAGCATGCGCCGCCGCCTTCGCCCCCGGTCGGCGCCTGCTGGATCGTGGCGGCGGGCGCATCGGGCGCGTGGGAGGGGCAGGAGGATGCCCTGGCCTGCTGGACCGAGGGGGGATGGCGCTTTGCCGCTCCGCGCGCGGGGCTTTCGCTATGGGTCGCGGACAGGGGGCATGCCATGTTGCATGACGGGACGGGCTGGCGGGATTGCGGCGCGGGGAGCGACGGATTCCATGTCGGCGGCGCGCGTGTCGTCGGAGCGCGGGCGGCCGCCATCGCCGATCCGTCGGGCGGCGCGACCGTGGACGCGGAGGCCCGTTCCGCACTGGTGGCCATATTGGGCGCGTTGCGGGCGCATGGCTTGATTGCGGCCTGA
- a CDS encoding phage tail protein: MATIMLTALGTAIGGPLGGAIGGLIGNAFDHAVLFKPKGVEGRRLTEVQVQTSTYGSQIPRLFGTMRVAGTVIWATDLKETRHRSGGGKGRPSVTSYSYSASFAVALSARAVRAVRRVWADGNLLRGAAGDFKTELGAFRLHMGGEDQAVDPLIAAAEGLGLTPGHRGIAYAVFEDLALADYGNRIPSLTFEIEADEGAVPVGGMVAELSGGMLTGDGLGWVDGMAASGRDVGDALAPLAEAFDLAFVAEEGGLRLRASGAEGGAVVGAAGLCRAVNGRALDGFEQSGGAADGVPVALSVRYYDAARDYQAGVQRIGRPGPGRLEQGVDLPVVLSGQDARALAARKMAMAWTGRATMTLRCGWDALRHGPGDVVTVEGVPGLWRIEEREWEAMAVRLALRRVPGAGTAIPAGASSGAVVRQTDRPHGPTTLMLADLPLIRDGLATAPVVVAAASGGEGWRGAALFAIGATGEASPVGRTAGRAVMGRVDAPLPAGSATLIDAVHAVQVTLLAADMELHGADEAALALGRNLCLVGRELIQFSHAVQTGEASFRLEGLRRGLFGTEWAMAFHEAGEHFLLLEEDRLIEPFAAYGGVSEMGGGVRVAAIGVGDSEPSEALLTVSGEAVAPPSPVHVTARPDGGGGWTVGWTRRSRNGWRWTSGTDVPLGEDREAYELTLWAGADAVRRIVTDQPVWTYDAAAVAEDMGSGGEVAVEVRQIGSHALGRAARIVLVG, from the coding sequence ATGGCGACGATTATGTTGACCGCCCTTGGCACGGCCATTGGCGGGCCGCTGGGTGGCGCCATCGGGGGGCTGATCGGCAATGCCTTCGATCATGCGGTGCTGTTCAAGCCCAAGGGGGTCGAAGGGCGGCGGTTGACCGAGGTGCAGGTCCAGACATCCACTTATGGGTCGCAGATACCCAGGCTGTTCGGGACGATGCGGGTGGCGGGGACGGTGATCTGGGCGACGGACCTGAAGGAGACCAGGCACAGGAGCGGCGGGGGCAAGGGGCGGCCGAGCGTCACCAGCTACAGCTATTCGGCGAGTTTTGCGGTGGCCCTGTCGGCGCGGGCGGTGCGGGCGGTGCGGCGCGTCTGGGCGGACGGGAACCTGTTGCGCGGGGCGGCGGGGGACTTCAAGACGGAACTGGGGGCTTTCCGGCTGCATATGGGGGGAGAGGACCAGGCGGTCGATCCGCTGATCGCTGCGGCGGAGGGGCTGGGGCTGACGCCGGGGCATCGGGGGATCGCCTATGCGGTGTTCGAGGATCTGGCGCTGGCGGATTATGGCAATCGCATTCCATCGCTGACTTTCGAGATCGAGGCGGATGAGGGCGCGGTTCCGGTTGGCGGGATGGTTGCCGAGTTGAGCGGCGGGATGCTGACGGGCGACGGCCTGGGTTGGGTCGACGGCATGGCGGCGAGCGGCAGGGATGTGGGCGATGCGCTGGCGCCGTTGGCGGAGGCGTTCGACCTTGCCTTCGTGGCCGAAGAGGGCGGGTTGCGTCTGCGGGCTTCCGGGGCGGAAGGCGGAGCGGTTGTCGGGGCTGCTGGGCTGTGCCGCGCGGTGAATGGGCGGGCTTTGGACGGGTTCGAGCAGTCGGGCGGTGCCGCCGATGGCGTGCCGGTGGCTTTGTCGGTGCGCTATTATGATGCGGCGCGTGATTATCAGGCGGGCGTGCAGCGCATCGGCAGGCCGGGACCGGGGCGGCTGGAGCAGGGGGTGGACCTGCCCGTCGTGCTGTCGGGTCAGGATGCGCGGGCGCTGGCGGCGCGGAAGATGGCGATGGCCTGGACCGGGCGCGCGACGATGACGCTGCGGTGCGGGTGGGACGCCCTGCGCCACGGGCCGGGGGATGTCGTGACGGTCGAAGGCGTGCCGGGGCTTTGGCGGATCGAGGAACGGGAATGGGAGGCCATGGCCGTGCGGCTGGCCCTTCGGCGCGTGCCGGGGGCTGGGACGGCGATACCGGCGGGGGCGTCTTCGGGCGCGGTGGTGCGGCAGACGGACAGGCCGCATGGGCCGACGACGCTGATGCTGGCGGATTTGCCGCTGATCAGGGACGGGCTGGCGACGGCGCCGGTCGTCGTGGCGGCGGCGAGCGGTGGCGAAGGGTGGCGCGGCGCGGCGCTTTTCGCCATCGGCGCGACGGGGGAGGCTTCGCCTGTCGGGCGGACGGCGGGCCGGGCGGTGATGGGGCGGGTGGACGCTCCATTGCCAGCGGGGAGCGCGACGTTGATCGATGCTGTCCATGCCGTTCAGGTCACTTTGCTGGCGGCGGATATGGAATTGCACGGGGCGGATGAGGCGGCGCTGGCGCTGGGGCGCAACCTGTGTCTGGTCGGGCGGGAACTGATCCAGTTCAGCCATGCGGTGCAGACCGGCGAGGCGAGCTTCCGGCTGGAGGGGTTGCGGCGGGGGCTGTTCGGAACCGAATGGGCGATGGCGTTCCATGAGGCGGGCGAGCATTTCCTGTTGTTGGAGGAGGATCGGCTGATCGAGCCGTTTGCCGCCTATGGCGGGGTTTCGGAGATGGGCGGAGGCGTCCGGGTCGCGGCGATCGGCGTCGGGGACAGCGAGCCGAGCGAGGCGCTGTTGACGGTGTCGGGGGAGGCCGTGGCGCCGCCTTCCCCGGTTCATGTGACGGCGCGGCCGGACGGCGGGGGTGGCTGGACCGTCGGCTGGACGAGGCGGAGCAGGAACGGGTGGCGCTGGACCAGCGGAACCGACGTGCCGCTGGGCGAGGATCGGGAAGCTTATGAACTGACCCTGTGGGCGGGGGCGGATGCGGTGCGCCGGATCGTCACCGATCAACCCGTCTGGACCTATGACGCGGCGGCGGTGGCCGAGGATATGGGGAGCGGGGGCGAAGTGGCGGTAGAGGTGCGGCAGATAGGTTCCCATGCGCTGGGGCGGGCTGCGCGCATTGTTTTGGTGGGCTGA